ATGTACTCCTACTACTCCATAGATAAAATCATATTTGTTAGCATACTCTACACTTATCTTACTACTTGGAAGATCATAACCAATGTTTACAGCAAACTCTAACTCATCTTTTATTCTATTTAAAACTTCATCTCTATCTTCATCAAACTGCTCATTATTTAGATGAGCGTGTGAATCTATTAATTTCATCTACTCTACCTCATACTCTCTATTATTTTCCTAATATATCTTTAAAATCATCCTCTACAAATTTATATCTCTTTCCACAGAAGTGGCATTCTGCCTCTAGCTCCTTCTCATTTTTGAAAATATCTTCTAACTGATCTTTTCCTAAAGTTATAAGCCCTCTATAAAACTTATCAGCTGAACAGTTACAGTTATATTTTACCTCTCTCTCCTCTAATATCTCATAATCTTCTACTAATTTTTCAGCATTTTCATCATTCATATCCTCATATAGAAGTTTTGCTATTCTTTTTATATCCATTCCACCAGCCATAAGTTCTGTCATTGGTCTGATAGCTCCTATTTTTTGCTCTAAAGCTGTTATAAAATCGTCATCAGCATCTGGAAGAAGCTGTATCATATATCCCCCAGCATATTCAACTGTATTCTCATCTTTTAATTTTACACCTAAAGCTATTACAGTTGGAGTTTGCTCTGAGTTATAGAAATAATAAGCTAAATCTTGAGCAATTTCACCTGAATTTATCTCTGATAAACCTACATACGGCTCTTTTAATCCCATATCTTTTATTATCTTTAAGATTCCTTTTCCTACTAGAGTCCCTACATCAGATCTTCCATTATCTTTTAATGGTACATCAGCACTTGGATTTGAAAGATATCCCTTCACTCCTCCATCAGAATCTGCTGTTACAACCATATTATTTAACTCTCCATTTGTATCTGTTCTAAGAGTTAATACATCATTTCCCTTTAAAGTACTTCCTATAATTACACCAGCAGTTAATAATCTTCCAAAAGCATCTATAGCAGTTGGACTACATCTATGTATATTTTGAGCCTCTTGTACTATATCTGTTGTATCCACAACAAAAAATCTCGCATTCTTACTAACTCCTCTTATTAATTTACCCATTCTCTATCACTTCACTTCCTTAAAATTTATCATACTTTATTATTGTTTTATATTTTTTATAATCCTTCTCTGAAAGAACTTCCATCAAATCTAGATTACTGCTTATTTTACCATTTTTATTTAAATATTTCCTAATATTTTTAATATCTTTTTTATCAAAACCATAATACTGCAAAAGTTGATCATTAGCTTCATTGATATATAGAGGTTTCTTCTCTATCTCAGTTTTTATCAAAAACTTGCCCTTTAACTTTTCATAGGTAGCTGATCCTATCCCTTTTATTCTCTTTAACTCATTTAAATTCTCAAAGCCACCTGTCTCCTCTCTGTACTCCACTATCATTCTAGCCAATCTCAAAGTGATTCCAGCTCCTGCCATCTCCTCTTTTGTAGCACTATTTATATCTAAAAACTTACTCTCTTCATCTAAAACATTTTCACTCATTATTATATCAAAATTTTCATTGTTTTTAAAAGAATTTCCATAAATTCCAATTGATACTGAAAAAATAATGATTATTAATATAAAAATTTTTCTCATATTTCCCCCACTATCATCTTATTATATAGTTTCTCTCTCTTTCAATCTTAAAAATAGCTGTTTCTTAGCTTCCATTCTCTCCTCCATCTCTCTTATATAAAGAGCTGGATCCTTAGGGTTTACATATCTTTCTATATAATCTCTATACTCATTTTCAGGAAGAACTATCTTAGTGATCGCTCCACCACCTAATCCCATAGTAGATTGATTTTCCTCTATCATCTCAATATTAAATACAGATTCACAAGCTATTTTTGAGTATCCTATATTCTCTCCCCACTCCATTATATTTTTTTGTCTATATAGATAGTATGGGAACATTCCCTTTTTCTCTATTAAATCCTTTATTCTACCTATTATTCTCTTTCCATCTAATTCTACTCTATCTTGACTCTCCTTAAATAGATTAGAGGCTCTTTTGAAAGCTAGTGTGTGTACTGTCAAGTTTTCAATATCAAACTTCTCTAGCTCTCCAAGAGTATAGAGCACATCTTCAGTAGTCTCATCTGGCAAGCCCACTATTATATCCATATTAACTATAAATCCTAACTCTTTTGCCTTTATAAAATACTTTTCAAAATTCTCTCTATTAAATCTTCTATTTACTTTTTTTAGAGTTTCCTCTTTAAAAGTTTGTGGATTCAAGCTTATTCTATCAACTCCATATCTTTTAGCTATCTCAAGTTTTTTCTCAGTTAGAGTGTCCTCTCTTCCAGCTTCAAATGTAAACTCTCTCACTTCACTCATATCTATATATCTATTTACAGCTTGTAATACATCTTCCAAATCTTTTTCTGTCAATGTACTCGGTGTTCCACCACCTATATATATTGAAGAGATTCTAAAATCCTCTCTCTTTAAAAACTCTCCAGTTAATTCGATCTCCTTTAGTAAAGTTTTTACAAAATCCTTATAGTATCTTCCCACTCCACTACTCAATTCATATGATGCAAATGAACAGTACTTACACTTAGTAGGACAAAATGGGATTCCAATATATAGATTTATATGCTCTCTATCTAAAAACTCCAACTCTTTTTTTACTACTTCAATTAGAAGATCTATCTTTTCCTCAGTTACTAATAAAAACTCCTGCATCATCTTCTTTATCTCTTCATAGCTATATCCCAAAGCTAAAAATCTTCTCACTACCTTAGTTGGTCTGACTCCCATCAAACCTCCCCAAGAGTACTCTTTTTTAAAAAACTTTAACAGTAGAATTTTTACCATTGTTATCTCTTGATCCTCTATTCTTCCATCTTGATCAGGATATCTAAATACCTCTTTTCTCCCTTCAATCTCTAACTCTACTACTATTTCACCATCTATTTTTTCTATTTTTATATCCAAACTCTTATCAGAAGCTTCAGGTACCATAACTCTTGCAAACTCCTCTATACTTCTGTGATTCATTTGAAAATTTGAATTAATTAACACATTTTCCTCCAATTACTTTAAGTTCTCTTCATACTCCTCTTGAGAAATTATTTTTTTACTATACAACTCCTCTAAATAGTTTCTCATAAGTATCATACCTTTTTTTCTATTCAATTCTATTATACTGTTAATTTGATTTGTTTTGTTATTTAAGATTAAATTGCTTATTGCTGGAGTTGAAACCAATATCTCATAGGCACCAACTCTTTTTCCTTGAAGAGTGTTCACAAGTTTTTGGCTTACAATACCTCTCAATGTAGAGGCTAATTTAACTCTTACCTCGTTTTGCTCCTCAGCAGGAAAAACATCAGTTATTCTATTTATACTTTCACTTGCACTGTTTGTATGTAGTGTGCCCAAGACTAGATGCCCTGTTTCAGCAGCTGTTAGAGCAGCTCCTATACTCTCTCTATCTCTCAACTCTCCCACCATTATAACATCTGGATCCTGTCTTAAAACACTCTTTAATCCTTGAATAAAACTTAGTGTATCCTTACCTACCTCTCTCTGTCTTATCAAAGATTTTTTACTCTTAAAAATATACTCAATAGGATCTTCCAATGTTATTATATTCAATGCCTTACTCTCATTTAGCTCCTCTATCATTGCTGAAAGTGTTGTGCTCTTTCCACTTCCACTGGGACCTGTAATCAAAATTAAACCTTTTTTACTGTTGAGTAGCTCTTTTAAAATTATTGGTAATCCCAGCTCTTCCATACTCAAGTTGGCTCTCTCTATCAATCTAATAGATACTGCTATATTGGATTTTTCCCAATGAAAATTAGCCCTGTATCTAAATCCTCTAGAATCTTCAAAACTACAATCCAAATCTCTATTCTGATATAAGATATTTTTTTCTCTCTCATTTAAGATCAGATCTACTAATAGATTTAAAAATCTTCTATCTACTCTCTCCTCTCCTATGAACTCTATTCTTCCATTTAATCTAAATATTGGTAATTCCTCACATACTAAATGTATGTCTGATGCCCTCTGTTCTCTAGCTTCTAACAAAAGATTTTCAAGTAACATCATCTACCTCCATCTATTCAATATACAGAATTTACTATATATTATACCATTTATTCTCTATTCTTCAAATAGAAAAAATTCTAATTCTATGTTATAATGTAAAGAAAAATTCTGAGGTGATATTTTGTCTTATAAAATAATCTTTACTGACCTAGATGATACTCTTTTAAACTCTGAGAAAAAAATATCTCAAGTTGATAAGGAAGCTATTATGAGAGCTCAAGAAGCTGGAGTTAAATTTGTACTCGCTTCTGGTAGACCTACATTCGCTATGAAAGCTCTAGCTGAAGAGTTAGAATTAGCAAAATATGGAAGTTTTATTCTATCTTTTAACGGTTCTATTATAACTGATTGTAAAAGTAACAAAAATCTTTTTGAAGCTAGTCTTACAAAAGAGGATCTACATCTTATGTATGATTTTGCAAAGGAGAATAACACAGATATTTTAACATATATTGATGATACAATTATATCTGAAACTGAGAGTGAATATATAGATGTTGAAGTTGATCTAACAAAGATGCCACACAAAGTTGTTAAAAACTTTAAAGAAGCTGTCTATACATCTGCTGTTAAGTGTATGTTATTAGAGGAGCCTTCATATTTAAAAGAAGTGGATACAAAACTAAAGAGCAAATATGGTGATAGTTACAGTATTGCTATATCTAAACCTTTCTTCTTAGAGGTTACTAAACTAGGAGTTGACAAAGGAGTGGCTCTTAGAAAATTAGTGGATATACTTGGACTTAAGATTGAGGAAAGTATAGCTGTTGGAGATTCTTACAATGATCTTCCTATGCTTAAAGCTGCTGGTTTAGCTGCCTGTGTTGCCAATGCCAATGAGGATATAAAAAGGGTTTGCTCATTCATCTCAAAATCTAATGATGAGGGTGGAATGGCATATTTAATTGACAAATTAATTTTTAACAAATAGGTAATTTATTAAGACTGAAAACAGGTTAAAAAAAGGCTGTTTTCAGTCTTTTTTTATTTTCAATTTCTCCTCTCATAATTCCTTCTTATTATAATCACATAAACTTGTTATAAAGAGATTAATT
The nucleotide sequence above comes from Fusobacterium sp. SYSU M8D902. Encoded proteins:
- the hslO gene encoding Hsp33 family molecular chaperone HslO, with the protein product MGKLIRGVSKNARFFVVDTTDIVQEAQNIHRCSPTAIDAFGRLLTAGVIIGSTLKGNDVLTLRTDTNGELNNMVVTADSDGGVKGYLSNPSADVPLKDNGRSDVGTLVGKGILKIIKDMGLKEPYVGLSEINSGEIAQDLAYYFYNSEQTPTVIALGVKLKDENTVEYAGGYMIQLLPDADDDFITALEQKIGAIRPMTELMAGGMDIKRIAKLLYEDMNDENAEKLVEDYEILEEREVKYNCNCSADKFYRGLITLGKDQLEDIFKNEKELEAECHFCGKRYKFVEDDFKDILGK
- a CDS encoding helix-hairpin-helix domain-containing protein translates to MRKIFILIIIIFSVSIGIYGNSFKNNENFDIIMSENVLDEESKFLDINSATKEEMAGAGITLRLARMIVEYREETGGFENLNELKRIKGIGSATYEKLKGKFLIKTEIEKKPLYINEANDQLLQYYGFDKKDIKNIRKYLNKNGKISSNLDLMEVLSEKDYKKYKTIIKYDKF
- a CDS encoding coproporphyrinogen III oxidase codes for the protein MLINSNFQMNHRSIEEFARVMVPEASDKSLDIKIEKIDGEIVVELEIEGRKEVFRYPDQDGRIEDQEITMVKILLLKFFKKEYSWGGLMGVRPTKVVRRFLALGYSYEEIKKMMQEFLLVTEEKIDLLIEVVKKELEFLDREHINLYIGIPFCPTKCKYCSFASYELSSGVGRYYKDFVKTLLKEIELTGEFLKREDFRISSIYIGGGTPSTLTEKDLEDVLQAVNRYIDMSEVREFTFEAGREDTLTEKKLEIAKRYGVDRISLNPQTFKEETLKKVNRRFNRENFEKYFIKAKELGFIVNMDIIVGLPDETTEDVLYTLGELEKFDIENLTVHTLAFKRASNLFKESQDRVELDGKRIIGRIKDLIEKKGMFPYYLYRQKNIMEWGENIGYSKIACESVFNIEMIEENQSTMGLGGGAITKIVLPENEYRDYIERYVNPKDPALYIREMEERMEAKKQLFLRLKERETI
- a CDS encoding Cof-type HAD-IIB family hydrolase, with the protein product MSYKIIFTDLDDTLLNSEKKISQVDKEAIMRAQEAGVKFVLASGRPTFAMKALAEELELAKYGSFILSFNGSIITDCKSNKNLFEASLTKEDLHLMYDFAKENNTDILTYIDDTIISETESEYIDVEVDLTKMPHKVVKNFKEAVYTSAVKCMLLEEPSYLKEVDTKLKSKYGDSYSIAISKPFFLEVTKLGVDKGVALRKLVDILGLKIEESIAVGDSYNDLPMLKAAGLAACVANANEDIKRVCSFISKSNDEGGMAYLIDKLIFNK
- a CDS encoding PilT/PilU family type 4a pilus ATPase gives rise to the protein MLLENLLLEAREQRASDIHLVCEELPIFRLNGRIEFIGEERVDRRFLNLLVDLILNEREKNILYQNRDLDCSFEDSRGFRYRANFHWEKSNIAVSIRLIERANLSMEELGLPIILKELLNSKKGLILITGPSGSGKSTTLSAMIEELNESKALNIITLEDPIEYIFKSKKSLIRQREVGKDTLSFIQGLKSVLRQDPDVIMVGELRDRESIGAALTAAETGHLVLGTLHTNSASESINRITDVFPAEEQNEVRVKLASTLRGIVSQKLVNTLQGKRVGAYEILVSTPAISNLILNNKTNQINSIIELNRKKGMILMRNYLEELYSKKIISQEEYEENLK